One Saimiri boliviensis isolate mSaiBol1 chromosome 5, mSaiBol1.pri, whole genome shotgun sequence genomic window carries:
- the C5H15orf40 gene encoding UPF0235 protein C15orf40 homolog isoform X2 — MLRLYRGLRKVGAEPSTWGSARLPLAAEMPKKAGATTKGKSQSKEPERPLPPLGPVAVDPKGCVTIAIHAKPGSKQNAVTDLTAEAVNVAIAAPPSEGEANAELCRYLSKVLELRKSDVVLDKLAQQRILP; from the exons ATGCTGCGGCTCTACCGAGGGCTGAGGAAGGTCGGTGCAGAACCCAGTACTTGGGGTTCCGCTCGGCTTCCTCTTGCCGCCGAGATGCCTAAGAAGGCTGGTGCGACGACCAAG GGTAAAAGCCAGAGCAAAGAACCAGAGAGACCTCTTCCGCCCTTAGGTCCTGTGGCAGTTGATCCTAAAGGCTGTGTCACCATAGCCATCCATGCCAAACCTGGCTCGAAACAAAATGCTGTAACAG ATTTGACAGCAGAAGCCGTAAATGTAGCTATTGCAGCACCGCCATCAGAGGGAGAGGCTAACGCTGAGCTCTGTCGGTATCTTTCCAAGGTCCTAGAACTCAGGAAGAGTGATGTGGTTTTAGATAAG
- the C5H15orf40 gene encoding UPF0235 protein C15orf40 homolog isoform X3: protein MLRLYRGLRKGKSQSKEPERPLPPLGPVAVDPKGCVTIAIHAKPGSKQNAVTDLTAEAVNVAIAAPPSEGEANAELCRYLSKVLELRKSDVVLDKGGKSREKVVKLLASTTPEEILEKLKKEAKKT from the exons ATGCTGCGGCTCTACCGAGGGCTGAGGAAG GGTAAAAGCCAGAGCAAAGAACCAGAGAGACCTCTTCCGCCCTTAGGTCCTGTGGCAGTTGATCCTAAAGGCTGTGTCACCATAGCCATCCATGCCAAACCTGGCTCGAAACAAAATGCTGTAACAG ATTTGACAGCAGAAGCCGTAAATGTAGCTATTGCAGCACCGCCATCAGAGGGAGAGGCTAACGCTGAGCTCTGTCGGTATCTTTCCAAGGTCCTAGAACTCAGGAAGAGTGATGTGGTTTTAGATAAG GGTGGGAAATCTCGTGAAAAGGTGGTGAAGCTTTTGGCCTCTACAACTCCAGAAGAGATCTTGGAGAAattaaaaaaggaagcaaaaaaaacATAA
- the C5H15orf40 gene encoding UPF0235 protein C15orf40 homolog isoform X1, producing the protein MLRLYRGLRKVGAEPSTWGSARLPLAAEMPKKAGATTKGKSQSKEPERPLPPLGPVAVDPKGCVTIAIHAKPGSKQNAVTDLTAEAVNVAIAAPPSEGEANAELCRYLSKVLELRKSDVVLDKGGKSREKVVKLLASTTPEEILEKLKKEAKKT; encoded by the exons ATGCTGCGGCTCTACCGAGGGCTGAGGAAGGTCGGTGCAGAACCCAGTACTTGGGGTTCCGCTCGGCTTCCTCTTGCCGCCGAGATGCCTAAGAAGGCTGGTGCGACGACCAAG GGTAAAAGCCAGAGCAAAGAACCAGAGAGACCTCTTCCGCCCTTAGGTCCTGTGGCAGTTGATCCTAAAGGCTGTGTCACCATAGCCATCCATGCCAAACCTGGCTCGAAACAAAATGCTGTAACAG ATTTGACAGCAGAAGCCGTAAATGTAGCTATTGCAGCACCGCCATCAGAGGGAGAGGCTAACGCTGAGCTCTGTCGGTATCTTTCCAAGGTCCTAGAACTCAGGAAGAGTGATGTGGTTTTAGATAAG GGTGGGAAATCTCGTGAAAAGGTGGTGAAGCTTTTGGCCTCTACAACTCCAGAAGAGATCTTGGAGAAattaaaaaaggaagcaaaaaaaacATAA